Proteins from a genomic interval of Pseudomonas anuradhapurensis:
- a CDS encoding PQQ-dependent sugar dehydrogenase: protein MKLVPALSLLSMALLLTACGGDGEPTQALGPDPKLPAPQRGLLPSMKIAQPVAWGEQKPTVPEGFTVTAIATGLKIPRQTLVLPNGDILVAEGRGGSAAKLKPKDVIASQIKAKGNTQVKGGNRLTLLRDADGDGTYELQTVFAENLNAPYGLAFAAGKLYVANQDALVRFDYQDGQTRADGPPTKVTDLPAAINHHWTKALTISPDGRYLYVGIGSNSNITERGLEVEIDRAMVWQVDAATGAHRPYATGLRNPTALAIQPQSGQLWAVVNERDELGPDLVPDYLTSVRDGGFYGWPYSYWGQNVDQRVRPQNPDKVAAAIKPDYSLGSHVAALGVAFSIPAMGERFADGVFVGEHGSWNRPNPVGYKVIFVPFGNGKPAGEPIDFATGFRGEDGKTRGRPVGVTVDPRGALIIADDLANTVWRVTRNR, encoded by the coding sequence ATGAAGCTTGTACCTGCATTGAGCCTGTTGAGCATGGCGTTGCTGTTGACTGCGTGTGGCGGTGATGGCGAGCCGACCCAGGCCCTTGGGCCCGACCCGAAACTGCCGGCGCCACAACGTGGCCTGCTGCCGAGCATGAAAATCGCCCAGCCGGTAGCCTGGGGTGAGCAGAAGCCGACGGTACCTGAAGGCTTTACCGTCACTGCCATCGCCACCGGCCTGAAGATCCCGCGGCAGACCCTGGTGTTGCCCAATGGCGATATCCTGGTCGCCGAGGGCCGCGGTGGTAGCGCGGCCAAGCTCAAGCCCAAGGATGTCATCGCCAGCCAGATCAAGGCCAAGGGCAATACCCAGGTCAAGGGGGGCAACCGCCTGACCCTGCTGCGCGATGCCGACGGCGACGGTACCTATGAGCTGCAGACGGTGTTTGCAGAAAACCTCAATGCGCCGTACGGCCTGGCCTTTGCCGCTGGCAAGCTGTACGTGGCCAACCAGGATGCCCTGGTGCGCTTCGACTACCAGGACGGCCAGACCCGGGCCGATGGCCCGCCGACCAAGGTCACCGACCTGCCGGCCGCGATCAACCACCACTGGACCAAGGCGCTGACGATCAGCCCGGATGGTCGTTACCTGTACGTGGGCATCGGCTCCAACAGCAACATCACCGAACGCGGGCTGGAGGTGGAGATCGACCGGGCCATGGTCTGGCAGGTCGATGCTGCAACCGGCGCGCACCGGCCCTATGCCACGGGCCTGCGCAACCCGACGGCGCTGGCCATCCAGCCGCAGAGCGGGCAGCTGTGGGCGGTGGTCAACGAGCGCGATGAGCTGGGCCCCGACCTGGTGCCGGACTACCTGACCTCGGTGCGTGACGGTGGTTTCTACGGCTGGCCTTACAGCTACTGGGGGCAGAACGTGGATCAGCGGGTACGGCCGCAGAACCCGGACAAGGTAGCGGCGGCGATCAAGCCGGATTACAGCCTCGGTTCGCACGTGGCGGCATTGGGCGTGGCCTTCTCCATCCCGGCCATGGGCGAGCGCTTCGCCGACGGTGTCTTCGTCGGTGAACATGGCAGCTGGAACCGGCCCAATCCGGTCGGCTACAAGGTCATCTTCGTGCCGTTCGGCAATGGCAAGCCGGCAGGTGAGCCGATCGACTTCGCCACCGGCTTCCGCGGTGAGGACGGCAAGACCCGCGGGCGGCCGGTGGGGGTGACGGTGGACCCGCGTGGTGCATTGATCATCGCCGATGACCTGGCCAATACGGTCTGGCGGGTAACGCGCAACCGCTGA
- a CDS encoding DUF2231 domain-containing protein, translating to MTASEQTFYRHTPSPLHALLLAGSVPLFVAALLSDIAYFNSYQIQWSNFAAWLIAGALVFCGLALLFALANLIRAEHKGGRPTLYFVLLLVTWVLGLVNAFEHAKDAWAVMPSGLVLSVIVSVLATVAAWTGLSGLRSGGAA from the coding sequence GTGACCGCATCCGAGCAAACCTTCTACCGCCATACCCCCAGCCCGCTGCATGCCTTGCTGCTGGCCGGCAGCGTTCCGTTGTTTGTCGCTGCGCTACTGAGCGACATCGCCTACTTCAACAGTTACCAGATCCAGTGGAGCAACTTCGCCGCCTGGCTGATCGCCGGCGCCCTGGTATTTTGCGGGCTGGCACTGTTGTTTGCGTTGGCCAACCTGATCCGTGCCGAGCACAAGGGCGGCCGGCCGACGCTGTACTTCGTGCTGCTGCTGGTGACCTGGGTGCTGGGGCTGGTCAATGCCTTCGAACATGCCAAGGACGCCTGGGCGGTAATGCCGTCCGGGCTGGTGCTGTCGGTGATCGTGAGCGTGCTCGCGACAGTGGCCGCCTGGACCGGTTTGAGCGGCCTGCGCTCGGGAGGTGCGGCATGA